In Magnolia sinica isolate HGM2019 chromosome 12, MsV1, whole genome shotgun sequence, a single genomic region encodes these proteins:
- the LOC131220069 gene encoding uncharacterized mitochondrial protein AtMg00810-like, whose amino-acid sequence MSIWNSLLDTSLFVFHRQSDIIYLLLYVDDIIITGNNSSLLAILTCKLNSESATKDLGSLSYFLGLEATPTTDGLFISQLKYARDILMRAQLLDSKPVHTPMVVFQNLSSYGPLFSDPTLYRSLVGALQYLTITHPDIAHVINSVSQFLHSPTENHFLAIKRILRYVKGTLHFGLTFHPSAAPGALVGYSDAD is encoded by the exons ATGTCTATATGGAACAGCCTCCTGG ACACATCACTCTTTGTCTTTCACAGGCAGTCTGACATTATTTATTTGCTTCTTTACGTTGACGACATCATTATTACAGGCAACAACTCCTCTCTTCTTGCCATCTTGACTTGTAAGCTCAATTCTGAGTCCGCTACTAAGGATTTGGGTTCTCTTAGTTACTTTCTTGGTCTTGAAGCTACACCCACCACTGATGGTCTTTTTATCAGTCAACTGAAATATGCACGGGACATTCTCATGCGGGCTCAGTTACTTGACAGCAAGCCTGTTCACACTCCCATGGTTGTTTTCCAGAATCTGTCTTCTTATGGTCCTCTATTTTCAGATCCCACTCTTTATAGATCTCTTGTTGGTGCTCTCCAGTATTTGACTATCACGCATCCTGATATTGCTCATGTTATAAACTCTGTCAGTCAATTTCTACACTCTCCGACTGAAAACCACTTTCTTGCTATAAAGCGCATTCTTCGCTATGTTAAGGGCACATTGCATTTTGGCCTCACTTTTCATCCATCCGCTGCTCCTGGTGCTTTAGTTGGTTACTCTGATGCCGATTAG
- the LOC131221393 gene encoding uncharacterized protein LOC131221393 isoform X2, whose product MNIPGNQHVPMVPGVPDFSNYVPNVPDVPNFPDRMPMVPGVPDFSNYVPNVPDVPNFSDRMPKVPIGPMNFSDDKNLLDMLKGKYNRPAYIVVLLITSLVLVAVLIMFGSYRRQSHQMLLKVALLGSYSLHLYIISNTLGLMQSPPYKIELYAIWAVLWLLIYETASSTLSKLRDTQNGVSKLLQDIFLLYLVCWVYYVHHNQSWWTGPLALVLLFSVLKCGVRLIRSALTSLHLCHSVSLETRTILITDFMRYEDKLSSNGEEIDPVNMQGYKYLVKGEERLNMEMAHPPNKMEIDDGVITIEKVFQCKEKLLKSDGGDPSGHLKDMCLSFALFRMLMRRFRGHPLHECGLPKTWKFVHRGLLSKTDRDHERAYRVIEVELSFLYDYFYSNYPVIFSDRILFLGGTVIYMIKEIVKFSAGILIAEQLMKLNSNFEKYDSRPLFCKSNQFMAMPPIPMPPPMQRQMNDIQKNIDDMQKSIQDSICGEILSNLPGKNHVLGTFVVIGLFFFLQILQFLTFVFSDWTKVSLLCKHVQKPCWLRIKIFKWASEFICRHQFIKMKPWRKKIGQYDLLSSFNYNPISFFLFCACADMTKRGQKASDFIVLHPDVKRAVLNPLLVDDPQLIKNRQLTNGFSSLQRNKVEDLFWACELETNTHTILVWHIATTLCEMEHSLNCKAMDSGEDDSCEEKKNRRIATSLSGYCAYLVTSVPALLPDPTDTTEAVFDKTILETRELLEECATPADRHKKLREINDRSNIIKMGANIGNQLLLLFPVESSRWKLLAEFWVELMLFLAPSDNAMAHAENLANGGEFITHLWALLTHAGIIERNSSPA is encoded by the coding sequence ATGAACATCCCAGGCAACCAGCACGTGCCCATGGTACCAGGTGTACCTGACTTCTCCAACTACGTGCCCAACGTACCAGATGTACCTAACTTCCCCGACCGCATGCCCATGGTACCAGGTGTACCTGACTTCTCCAACTACGTGCCCAACGTACCAGATGTACCTAACTTCTCCGACCGCATGCCCAAGGTACCAATTGGACCTATGAACTTCTCAGACGACAAGAACCTCTTGGACATGCTCAAGGGCAAATACAACAGACCAGCATACATCGTAGTGCTCTTGATTACCAGCCTCGTTCTTGTAGCTGTTCTCATCATGTTCGGTTCATACAGGCGTCAATCTCACCAGATGTTGCTCAAGGTGGCTCTATTGGGTTCCTACTCTCTGCATCTCTACATCATATCAAACACCCTCGGTCTGATGCAATCGCCTCCCTATAAAATCGAACTATATGCTATCTGGGCTGTGCTTTGGCTCCTCATTTATGAAACAGCGTCCTCTACACTCAGTAAACTGCGAGACACCCAAAATGGAGTGAGCAAACTTTTGCAAGATATCTTTCTCTTATATTTAGTATGTTGGGTGTATTACGTGCATCACAATCAAAGCTGGTGGACCGGGCCACTCGCATTGGTATTGCTATTCAGTGTTCTGAAGTGTGGTGTTAGGCTGATACGAAGCGCCCTTACTTCCTTACACTTGTGTCATTCAGTTAGCTTAGAAACGAGAACCATACTGATCACAGATTTCATGAGATATGAGGACAAACTAAGCAGCAATGGTGAAGAAATCGACCCAGTCAATATGCAAGGGTACAAGTACTTGGTCAAGGGAGAAGAAAGATTAAATATGGAAATGGCTCATCCTCCCAACAAAATGGAGATCGATGATGGAGTCATTACAATTGAAAAGGTTTTTCAATGTAAAGAGAAGCTATTGAAGTCTGATGGTGGTGACCCAAGTGGGCATTTGAAAGACATGTGCCTCTCGTTTGCCTTGTTCCGGATGCTGATGAGGAGATTTCGGGGACACCCATTGCACGAGTGCGGTCTACCAAAGACTTGGAAATTTGTTCACCGTGGGTTACTTTCCAAGACCGATAGGGATCATGAAAGAGCTTATAGAGTCATTGAAGTGGAGCTTTCATTTCTCTACGATTACTTCTACTCCAATTATCCTGTCATTTTCAGTGATCGAATTTTATTCTTAGGTGGGACTGTAATATATATGATCAAAGAGATTGTCAAATTCAGCGCTGGTATTTTGATAGCAGAACAGCTTATGAAGTTGAATTCAAACTTTGAGAAGTACGACTCGAGACCTTTATTCTGCAAGTCAAACCAGTTCATGGCCATGCCACCTATACCCATGCCCCCACCTATGCAACGACAGATGAATGATATCCAAAAGAATATCGATGATATGCAAAAAAGTATCCAAGATAGCATCTGCGGCGAGATATTGTCAAATCTACCTGGCAAAAACCATGTTTTGGGTACCTTCGTTGTTATAGGTTTGTTCTTCTTCCTTCAGATTCTGCAGTTTCTCACCTTTGTGTTTTCGGATTGGACAAAGGTATCGTTGCTCTGCAAACATGTACAGAAACCTTGTTGGCTAAGGATTAAGATCTTCAAATGGGCATCCGAGTTTATTTGTCGACATCAGTTCATTAAAATGAAGCCTTGGAGGAAGAAAATAGGGCAGTACGATCTTCTTTCTTCATTCAATTACAACCCTATATCATTCTTCCTATTTTGTGCCTGCGCTGACATGACTAAACGAGGGCAGAAAGCCAGTGACTTCATAGTATTACATCCAGACGTGAAAAGAGCCGTTCTCAATCCTCTATTGGTGGACGACCCTCAATTAATTAAAAACCGTCAATTGACAAATGGGTTCTCTTCATTGCAGCGAAATAAAGTAGAAGATCTCTTTTGGGCTTGCGAACTCGAGACAAACACGCACACCATCTTGGTTTGGCACATCGCAACGACTCTTTGTGAGATGGAGCACAGTCTCAATTGTAAAGCTATGGATTCTGGTGAAGACGATTcttgtgaagaaaaaaaaaatcgccgCATCGCCACCAGCTTATCTGGATATTGTGCCTACCTTGTAACTTCTGTTCCAGCACTGTTGCCTGATCCTACAGATACTACTGAAGCTGTATTTGATAAAACAATATTAGAAACCAGAGAACTACTTGAAGAATGCGCAACCCCTGCCGACAGACACAAGAAGTTGAGGGAAATCAACGACAgatcaaatataataaaaatgGGTGCTAATATTGGAAATCAACTGTTGTTGTTGTTTCCAGTCGAAAGCTCACGGTGGAAGTTGTTGGCAGAATTTTGGGTGGAATTGATGTTATTCCTTGCTCCATCAGATAACGCCATGGCCCATGCAGAAAACCTAGCGAATGGTGGTGAATTCATCACACACTTATGGGCATTGCTCACTCACGCAGGTATCATCGAAAGGAACTCCTCTCCAGCATGA
- the LOC131221393 gene encoding uncharacterized protein LOC131221393 isoform X1, whose protein sequence is MIRGREAKEAMNIPGNQHVPMVPGVPDFSNYVPNVPDVPNFPDRMPMVPGVPDFSNYVPNVPDVPNFSDRMPKVPIGPMNFSDDKNLLDMLKGKYNRPAYIVVLLITSLVLVAVLIMFGSYRRQSHQMLLKVALLGSYSLHLYIISNTLGLMQSPPYKIELYAIWAVLWLLIYETASSTLSKLRDTQNGVSKLLQDIFLLYLVCWVYYVHHNQSWWTGPLALVLLFSVLKCGVRLIRSALTSLHLCHSVSLETRTILITDFMRYEDKLSSNGEEIDPVNMQGYKYLVKGEERLNMEMAHPPNKMEIDDGVITIEKVFQCKEKLLKSDGGDPSGHLKDMCLSFALFRMLMRRFRGHPLHECGLPKTWKFVHRGLLSKTDRDHERAYRVIEVELSFLYDYFYSNYPVIFSDRILFLGGTVIYMIKEIVKFSAGILIAEQLMKLNSNFEKYDSRPLFCKSNQFMAMPPIPMPPPMQRQMNDIQKNIDDMQKSIQDSICGEILSNLPGKNHVLGTFVVIGLFFFLQILQFLTFVFSDWTKVSLLCKHVQKPCWLRIKIFKWASEFICRHQFIKMKPWRKKIGQYDLLSSFNYNPISFFLFCACADMTKRGQKASDFIVLHPDVKRAVLNPLLVDDPQLIKNRQLTNGFSSLQRNKVEDLFWACELETNTHTILVWHIATTLCEMEHSLNCKAMDSGEDDSCEEKKNRRIATSLSGYCAYLVTSVPALLPDPTDTTEAVFDKTILETRELLEECATPADRHKKLREINDRSNIIKMGANIGNQLLLLFPVESSRWKLLAEFWVELMLFLAPSDNAMAHAENLANGGEFITHLWALLTHAGIIERNSSPA, encoded by the coding sequence ATGATCAGAGGGAGAGAAGCAAAGGAAGCTATGAACATCCCAGGCAACCAGCACGTGCCCATGGTACCAGGTGTACCTGACTTCTCCAACTACGTGCCCAACGTACCAGATGTACCTAACTTCCCCGACCGCATGCCCATGGTACCAGGTGTACCTGACTTCTCCAACTACGTGCCCAACGTACCAGATGTACCTAACTTCTCCGACCGCATGCCCAAGGTACCAATTGGACCTATGAACTTCTCAGACGACAAGAACCTCTTGGACATGCTCAAGGGCAAATACAACAGACCAGCATACATCGTAGTGCTCTTGATTACCAGCCTCGTTCTTGTAGCTGTTCTCATCATGTTCGGTTCATACAGGCGTCAATCTCACCAGATGTTGCTCAAGGTGGCTCTATTGGGTTCCTACTCTCTGCATCTCTACATCATATCAAACACCCTCGGTCTGATGCAATCGCCTCCCTATAAAATCGAACTATATGCTATCTGGGCTGTGCTTTGGCTCCTCATTTATGAAACAGCGTCCTCTACACTCAGTAAACTGCGAGACACCCAAAATGGAGTGAGCAAACTTTTGCAAGATATCTTTCTCTTATATTTAGTATGTTGGGTGTATTACGTGCATCACAATCAAAGCTGGTGGACCGGGCCACTCGCATTGGTATTGCTATTCAGTGTTCTGAAGTGTGGTGTTAGGCTGATACGAAGCGCCCTTACTTCCTTACACTTGTGTCATTCAGTTAGCTTAGAAACGAGAACCATACTGATCACAGATTTCATGAGATATGAGGACAAACTAAGCAGCAATGGTGAAGAAATCGACCCAGTCAATATGCAAGGGTACAAGTACTTGGTCAAGGGAGAAGAAAGATTAAATATGGAAATGGCTCATCCTCCCAACAAAATGGAGATCGATGATGGAGTCATTACAATTGAAAAGGTTTTTCAATGTAAAGAGAAGCTATTGAAGTCTGATGGTGGTGACCCAAGTGGGCATTTGAAAGACATGTGCCTCTCGTTTGCCTTGTTCCGGATGCTGATGAGGAGATTTCGGGGACACCCATTGCACGAGTGCGGTCTACCAAAGACTTGGAAATTTGTTCACCGTGGGTTACTTTCCAAGACCGATAGGGATCATGAAAGAGCTTATAGAGTCATTGAAGTGGAGCTTTCATTTCTCTACGATTACTTCTACTCCAATTATCCTGTCATTTTCAGTGATCGAATTTTATTCTTAGGTGGGACTGTAATATATATGATCAAAGAGATTGTCAAATTCAGCGCTGGTATTTTGATAGCAGAACAGCTTATGAAGTTGAATTCAAACTTTGAGAAGTACGACTCGAGACCTTTATTCTGCAAGTCAAACCAGTTCATGGCCATGCCACCTATACCCATGCCCCCACCTATGCAACGACAGATGAATGATATCCAAAAGAATATCGATGATATGCAAAAAAGTATCCAAGATAGCATCTGCGGCGAGATATTGTCAAATCTACCTGGCAAAAACCATGTTTTGGGTACCTTCGTTGTTATAGGTTTGTTCTTCTTCCTTCAGATTCTGCAGTTTCTCACCTTTGTGTTTTCGGATTGGACAAAGGTATCGTTGCTCTGCAAACATGTACAGAAACCTTGTTGGCTAAGGATTAAGATCTTCAAATGGGCATCCGAGTTTATTTGTCGACATCAGTTCATTAAAATGAAGCCTTGGAGGAAGAAAATAGGGCAGTACGATCTTCTTTCTTCATTCAATTACAACCCTATATCATTCTTCCTATTTTGTGCCTGCGCTGACATGACTAAACGAGGGCAGAAAGCCAGTGACTTCATAGTATTACATCCAGACGTGAAAAGAGCCGTTCTCAATCCTCTATTGGTGGACGACCCTCAATTAATTAAAAACCGTCAATTGACAAATGGGTTCTCTTCATTGCAGCGAAATAAAGTAGAAGATCTCTTTTGGGCTTGCGAACTCGAGACAAACACGCACACCATCTTGGTTTGGCACATCGCAACGACTCTTTGTGAGATGGAGCACAGTCTCAATTGTAAAGCTATGGATTCTGGTGAAGACGATTcttgtgaagaaaaaaaaaatcgccgCATCGCCACCAGCTTATCTGGATATTGTGCCTACCTTGTAACTTCTGTTCCAGCACTGTTGCCTGATCCTACAGATACTACTGAAGCTGTATTTGATAAAACAATATTAGAAACCAGAGAACTACTTGAAGAATGCGCAACCCCTGCCGACAGACACAAGAAGTTGAGGGAAATCAACGACAgatcaaatataataaaaatgGGTGCTAATATTGGAAATCAACTGTTGTTGTTGTTTCCAGTCGAAAGCTCACGGTGGAAGTTGTTGGCAGAATTTTGGGTGGAATTGATGTTATTCCTTGCTCCATCAGATAACGCCATGGCCCATGCAGAAAACCTAGCGAATGGTGGTGAATTCATCACACACTTATGGGCATTGCTCACTCACGCAGGTATCATCGAAAGGAACTCCTCTCCAGCATGA